One genomic segment of Cellulophaga sp. HaHaR_3_176 includes these proteins:
- the tuf gene encoding elongation factor Tu, whose amino-acid sequence MAKATFDRSKPHLNIGTIGHVDHGKTTLTAAITTVLANAGLSELRSFDSIDNAPEEKERGITINTSHVEYSTANRHYAHVDCPGHADYVKNMVTGAAQMDGAILVVAATDGPMPQTREHILLGRQVGIPRMVVFMNKVDMVDDEELLELVEMEVRELLSFYEYDGDNGPVVAGSALGALNGEQKWVDTVMSLMEAVDTWIELPKRDVEKDFLMPVEDVFTITGRGTVATGRIETGVANTGDPVEIIGMGAEKLTSTVTGVEMFRKILDRGEAGDNVGLLLRGVEKTQIKRGMVICKPGSVKPHAKFKAEVYVLKKEEGGRHTPFHNNYRPQFYVRTTDVTGTINLPEGVEMVMPGDNLTIIVDLLSPIALSVGLRFAIREGGRTVGAGQVTEIID is encoded by the coding sequence ATGGCTAAGGCAACATTTGATCGTTCTAAACCGCATTTAAATATCGGTACTATTGGACACGTAGATCACGGTAAAACTACATTGACTGCCGCTATTACAACGGTTTTAGCGAACGCAGGATTGTCTGAATTGAGAAGTTTTGACTCAATTGATAACGCACCAGAAGAAAAAGAAAGAGGTATTACAATTAATACATCTCACGTTGAATATTCAACTGCTAATCGTCATTACGCTCACGTTGACTGTCCAGGTCACGCGGATTACGTAAAGAACATGGTTACGGGTGCTGCTCAAATGGACGGTGCTATTCTTGTTGTTGCTGCTACTGATGGTCCAATGCCTCAAACTCGTGAACATATCCTTTTAGGTCGCCAGGTTGGTATTCCTAGAATGGTTGTATTCATGAATAAAGTGGATATGGTTGATGATGAAGAGTTATTGGAATTAGTTGAAATGGAAGTTAGAGAATTACTTTCTTTCTATGAATATGATGGTGATAATGGTCCTGTTGTTGCTGGTTCGGCTTTAGGAGCTTTGAATGGTGAGCAAAAATGGGTTGATACGGTTATGTCTTTAATGGAGGCTGTTGATACTTGGATTGAGTTACCAAAGAGAGATGTTGAAAAAGATTTCTTAATGCCTGTAGAGGATGTATTTACGATTACTGGTCGTGGTACAGTTGCTACTGGTCGTATAGAAACTGGAGTTGCTAATACTGGAGATCCTGTTGAGATTATCGGTATGGGTGCTGAGAAGTTAACTTCTACTGTTACGGGTGTTGAAATGTTCCGTAAGATACTAGATAGAGGTGAAGCTGGTGATAACGTTGGTCTTTTATTGAGAGGTGTTGAAAAAACACAAATCAAAAGAGGTATGGTTATTTGTAAGCCGGGTTCTGTTAAGCCGCATGCCAAGTTCAAGGCGGAGGTTTACGTTCTTAAGAAAGAAGAAGGTGGTCGTCATACTCCATTCCATAATAACTATCGTCCTCAGTTCTATGTAAGAACTACAGATGTTACTGGTACTATTAATCTTCCTGAAGGAGTTGAGATGGTAATGCCAGGTGATAACCTTACAATTATTGTTGATTTGTTATCTCCAATTGCATTGAGTGTTGGTCTTCGTTTCGCTATCCGTGAAGGTGGTAGAACTGTAGGAGCTGGTCAGGTAACTGAGATTATTGATTAA
- the secE gene encoding preprotein translocase subunit SecE, with protein MLTYIKESIEELRTNITLPARAEATNLMVIVAVFSILFALATWGVDSLFSKLITFYFDNVINN; from the coding sequence ATGTTAACATATATCAAGGAGTCCATAGAAGAACTTAGAACGAATATAACATTGCCAGCTAGAGCAGAAGCTACTAACTTAATGGTAATTGTTGCTGTCTTTTCTATTTTGTTTGCTTTGGCAACTTGGGGCGTAGATAGCCTTTTTAGTAAGTTGATTACATTCTATTTTGATAACGTAATAAATAATTAA
- the nusG gene encoding transcription termination/antitermination protein NusG yields MSDVLEKKWYVVRAVSGQENKIKGYIESEVARLGFGDYLEEVLVPTEKVVQIRNGKKINKERVYFPGYIMVKANLGGEMTHVIRSITNVIGFLGETKGGDPVPLRKSEVNRMLGKVDELTVTTDSVAIPFVLGETVKVIDGPFNGFNGTVEKINEEKRKLEVMVKIFGRKTPLELSYMQVEKV; encoded by the coding sequence ATGTCTGATGTTTTAGAGAAAAAATGGTATGTGGTAAGGGCTGTAAGTGGTCAGGAAAACAAAATTAAGGGTTATATCGAGTCAGAGGTGGCTAGGTTGGGTTTTGGTGATTACTTAGAGGAGGTTCTTGTTCCTACTGAAAAAGTTGTTCAAATTCGTAATGGTAAGAAAATAAATAAAGAAAGAGTTTATTTTCCTGGTTACATTATGGTTAAGGCAAATTTAGGTGGAGAGATGACTCATGTTATTAGATCTATTACTAATGTTATAGGTTTTTTAGGGGAGACAAAAGGAGGAGATCCTGTTCCGCTTAGAAAATCTGAAGTAAATAGAATGTTAGGCAAGGTTGATGAGTTGACAGTAACTACGGATAGTGTAGCTATACCATTTGTACTTGGTGAGACTGTTAAGGTGATTGATGGACCTTTTAATGGTTTTAATGGTACTGTTGAGAAAATTAATGAAGAAAAGCGTAAGCTTGAGGTAATGGTTAAGATTTTCGGAAGAAAAACACCATTGGAGTTGAGTTATATGCAAGTGGAAAAAGTATAA
- the rplK gene encoding 50S ribosomal protein L11, translated as MAKEVSKVVKLQVRGGAANPSPPVGPALGAAGVNIMEFCKQFNARTQDKQGKVLPVAITVYKDKSFDFVVKTPPAAVQLMEAAKIKKGSGEPNRVKNGNVSWDQIKTIAEDKMVDLNAFTVESAMSMVAGTARSMGLKVSGTRPF; from the coding sequence ATGGCAAAAGAAGTAAGTAAAGTAGTTAAACTACAAGTTAGGGGAGGTGCAGCGAATCCATCGCCACCGGTCGGACCCGCTTTAGGTGCTGCCGGTGTTAACATCATGGAGTTCTGTAAGCAATTTAATGCGCGTACACAGGACAAACAGGGTAAAGTTTTACCTGTTGCTATCACGGTATACAAAGATAAGTCGTTTGACTTCGTTGTAAAGACACCGCCGGCGGCAGTTCAGCTTATGGAAGCGGCAAAGATTAAAAAAGGATCTGGAGAGCCTAATCGTGTTAAGAACGGAAACGTTTCTTGGGATCAGATTAAGACAATCGCTGAAGATAAAATGGTAGATTTAAACGCATTTACGGTAGAATCTGCTATGAGCATGGTTGCCGGAACTGCGAGATCTATGGGTTTAAAAGTTTCAGGTACTAGACCTTTTTAA
- the rplA gene encoding 50S ribosomal protein L1: MAKLTKNKKVALSKIDKNKIYSVEEGSALIKEITTAKFDASVELAVRLGVDPRKANQMVRGVVTLPHGTGKDVKVLALVTPDKEAEAKEAGADFVGLDEYLDKIKAGWTDVDVIITMPSVMGKLGPLGRVLGPRGLMPNPKTGTVTMDVAKAVSEVKAGKIDFKVDKTGIVHAAIGKVSFSAEKIQENAKELIDTLNKLKPTAAKGVYIKSIFMSSTMSPSVQLDAKSV; the protein is encoded by the coding sequence ATGGCAAAATTAACAAAAAATAAAAAAGTAGCGCTTTCTAAGATAGACAAGAATAAAATTTATTCTGTAGAAGAAGGTTCTGCTTTAATAAAAGAAATAACAACAGCTAAGTTTGATGCTTCTGTTGAATTAGCAGTTCGTTTAGGTGTTGATCCTAGGAAAGCTAATCAAATGGTTCGTGGTGTGGTTACATTGCCACATGGAACTGGTAAAGATGTTAAAGTTTTAGCATTAGTTACTCCAGATAAAGAAGCAGAGGCTAAAGAAGCTGGTGCTGACTTTGTTGGGTTAGATGAATATTTAGATAAAATTAAAGCTGGTTGGACAGATGTTGATGTAATCATCACTATGCCAAGTGTTATGGGTAAATTAGGTCCTTTAGGTAGAGTTTTAGGTCCTAGAGGTTTAATGCCTAACCCAAAGACTGGTACTGTAACTATGGATGTGGCTAAGGCTGTATCTGAAGTAAAAGCTGGTAAAATCGATTTTAAAGTTGATAAGACAGGTATTGTTCATGCTGCAATTGGTAAAGTTTCTTTCTCTGCAGAGAAGATTCAGGAAAATGCAAAAGAACTTATTGATACCCTTAACAAATTAAAACCGACAGCTGCAAAAGGTGTTTATATTAAAAGTATTTTCATGTCTAGTACTATGAGTCCTAGTGTACAATTAGATGCTAAATCAGTTTAA
- the rplJ gene encoding 50S ribosomal protein L10, translated as MTRDEKLNAIEDLTAQLGDNATIYLADISGLNAVVTSDLRRACFKANIKLAVVKNTLLAKAMEASDKEFGELPSVLKGSTSLMFAETGNGPAKLIKAFRAKTKDKPLLKGAFVEEAVYIGDDQLESLVNIKSKEEVIGDIITLLQSPAKNVISGLKASGGKIAGILKTLSEK; from the coding sequence ATGACAAGAGACGAAAAATTAAACGCAATAGAAGATTTAACTGCACAATTAGGGGATAATGCAACTATTTATTTAGCTGATATTTCTGGTTTAAATGCAGTAGTAACTTCTGATTTAAGAAGAGCTTGTTTTAAAGCTAATATTAAATTAGCAGTTGTAAAAAATACATTGCTAGCAAAAGCAATGGAGGCTTCTGATAAAGAATTTGGTGAACTTCCTAGTGTTTTAAAGGGTAGTACTTCCTTAATGTTTGCTGAGACTGGTAATGGTCCTGCAAAATTAATTAAAGCTTTTAGAGCGAAGACTAAAGATAAGCCTTTGTTAAAAGGAGCTTTTGTTGAAGAAGCGGTTTATATTGGTGATGATCAATTAGAGTCATTAGTTAATATCAAATCTAAAGAAGAAGTTATTGGTGATATTATTACTTTACTTCAGTCTCCAGCTAAGAATGTTATTTCTGGGCTTAAGGCTAGTGGAGGAAAAATTGCTGGTATTCTTAAAACTTTATCAGAGAAATAA